Proteins found in one Odocoileus virginianus isolate 20LAN1187 ecotype Illinois chromosome 10, Ovbor_1.2, whole genome shotgun sequence genomic segment:
- the IL10RA gene encoding interleukin-10 receptor subunit alpha, which produces MLPRQIVKLAALLSLLLGSRAHELPRPPSVWFEAEFFHHVLYWTPIPNPSESTYYEVELLRYGVEPTSWKRILSCSQMLVMSCDVTMETLDLYRSNGYRARVRAVDGSQHSNWTFPETRFSVDEVTLTVASVKLEVHNGNIVGAIQLPRPEVAPEGDTYENIFHNFREYQIEVRKVPGHYEAHGKVKNESFKLPVPRGVGEFCVRVKPSVSSRVNKEVWSKEECILLTPQYFTVTNLSIFFTFVVLLYGALAFCLTFQLYLRRRGKLPAVLVFKKPSPFSLISQFSHPETQDTIHTLDEEAFPKVTPELRNSDVHGSTDSGFDSAKPSLQTDEPQFLLPASDPQAGGTLKKGMPQELENSCGSGGSSSSADSGICLPDPRLCPGAEPSWELQVGSDSRDREDSGIGLVQNSRGQPEHAQGNSASGHVSPLGPEEPAEEDPGAGAFQGYLKQTQCPEEKAAQAGGLEEESSSTECLDPQFRTCLDTEAGWPLPALAKGYVQQDPPEMTLAPSQTPAGQWDRPTEDWSLLGLTSCGNLGTSDWSFAHDLAPLDCVPAPGGLLGSFDSDLVTLPLITSLQSNE; this is translated from the exons ATGCTGCCGCGCCAGATAGTGAAGCTGGCGGCGCTCCTCAGCCTGCTCCTCGGCTCCCGCGCGCACG AACTGCCCAGACCTCCTTCTGTGTGGTTTGAAGCAGAGTTTTTCCACCATGTCCTCTACTGGACACCCATCCCAAATCCGTCTGAAAGTACCTATTATGAAGTGGAGCTCCTGAG GTATGGAGTAGAGCCCACCTCCTGGAAGCGCATCCTGAGCTGTAGCCAGATGCTGGTGATGTCCTGTGATGTCACCATGGAGACCCTGGACCTGTACCGCAGCAACGGTTACCGAGCCAGAGTCCGGGCAGTGGACGGAAGCCAGCATTCCAACTGGACCTTTCCTGAAACCCGCTTCTCCGTGGATGAAG TGACTCTGACGGTTGCCAGCGTGAAGCTGGAGGTGCACAACGGTAACATCGTGGGGGCCATCCAGCTCCCCAGGCCCGAGGTGGCCCCTGAAGGTGACACGTATGAAAACATCTTCCACAACTTCCGGGAGTACCAGATTGAGGTTCGCAAGGTGCCAGGACACTACGAG GCCCATGGCAAGGTCAAAAATGAAAGCTTCAAACTCCCAgtccctagaggggtgggagagtTCTGTGTCAGGGTGAAACCGTCTGTCAGCTCCCGAGTGAACAAGGAGGTCTGGTCCAAGGAAGAGTGCATCTTGCTCACCCCGCAGT ATTTCACAGTGACCAACCTCAGCATCTTTTTCACCTTCGTCGTGCTACTCTATGGAGCCTTGGCCTTCTGTCTGACCTTCCAGTTATATCTGCGGCGCCGGGGGAAGCTGCCTGCTGTCCTG GTCTTCAAGAAGCCCAGTCCCTTCAGCCTCATCAGCCAGTTTTCCCACCCAGAGACCCAAGATACCATCCACACCCTGGACGAGGAGGCCTTCCCCAAGGTGACTCCAGAGCTGAGGAACTCAGATGTGCACGGCAGCACTGACAGTGGCTTCGACAGTGCCAAGCCATCACTGCAGACTGATGAGCCCCAgttcctcctccctgcctccgaCCCCCAGGCCGGGGGGACTCTGAAAAAGGGGATGCCCCAGGAGTTGGAGAACAGCTGCGGTAGtggaggcagcagcagcagtgcagacAGTGGGATCTGCTTGCCAGATCCCCGCCTATGTCCTGGCGCGGAGCCCAGCTGGGAGCTGCAGGTGGGGAGCGACAGCCGGGACCGGGAGGACAGTGGCATTGGCCTGGTCCAGAACTCTAGGGGACAGCCTGAGCATGCTCAGGGTAACTCAGCTTCGGGCCATGTGAGTCCCCTGGGACCTGAGGAGCCTGCAGAAGAAGACCCAGGGGCAGGGGCCTTCCAGGGCTACCTGAAACAGACGCAGTGTCCAGAGGAGAAGGCAGCCCAGGCAGGTGGCCTGGAAGAAGAGTCTTCCTCAACAGAGTGCCTTGACCCCCAGTTCAGGACGTGCCTGGATACTGAGGCGGGCTGGCCTCTACCAGCCCTGGCCAAGGGCTATGTGCAACAGGACCCCCCTGAAATGACTCTTGCTCCTTCGCAGACCCCTGCAGGACAGTGGGATCGACCAACTGAGGACTGGTCACTCCTGGGCTTGACCAGCTGTGGCAACCTCGGCACATCTGACTGGAGCTTTGCCCATGATCTTGCACCTCTGGATTGTGTGCCGGCCCCAGGCGGTCTCCTGGGCAGTTTTGACTCAGACCTGGTCACCCTGCCACTGATCACCAGCCTGCAGTCAAATGAGTGA